Proteins encoded in a region of the Nonomuraea helvata genome:
- a CDS encoding glycoside hydrolase family 36 N-terminal domain-containing protein: MRSVTFDASGRRWLLRTPATSYVVALADDDAPRCLHWGPVLTAEQAAGLPAPAAFGASSFDSTAGEEELVTEAGARFETPSLQVVFSGGDRGIEWRHEGHDIDGGHLTLRFSDRRHPFLVELHYRVYEDSDVIKRWTVLRPQVPVTVLRCDSAAWSVPMLDGYRLSHVTGGWSSEHALSRTELVVGEATLTSRRGVSSHHVNPWLMSRGLPLDLRGDYASALVRLRAC, translated from the coding sequence ATGCGATCAGTGACCTTCGACGCCTCCGGCCGCAGGTGGTTGCTGCGTACCCCGGCCACGAGCTACGTCGTCGCCCTGGCGGACGACGACGCCCCGCGCTGCCTGCACTGGGGGCCGGTGCTGACCGCCGAGCAGGCCGCCGGCCTGCCCGCGCCCGCCGCGTTCGGGGCCAGCAGCTTCGACAGCACGGCGGGGGAGGAGGAGCTGGTCACCGAGGCCGGCGCGCGGTTCGAGACGCCGTCGCTGCAGGTCGTCTTCTCCGGTGGTGACCGCGGGATCGAGTGGCGCCACGAGGGTCACGACATCGACGGCGGCCACCTCACGCTGCGCTTCTCTGACCGCCGCCACCCGTTCCTGGTGGAGCTGCACTACCGGGTGTACGAGGACAGCGACGTGATCAAGCGCTGGACGGTGCTGCGCCCGCAGGTGCCGGTGACCGTGCTGCGGTGCGACTCGGCGGCCTGGAGCGTTCCGATGCTGGACGGCTACCGGCTCAGCCACGTCACGGGCGGCTGGAGCTCGGAGCACGCGCTGAGCCGTACCGAACTGGTGGTGGGGGAGGCGACGCTCACCAGCAGGCGCGGGGTGAGCAGCCACCACGTGAACCCCTGGCTCATGTCGCGCGGCCTGCCGCTCGACCTGCGCGGCGACTACGCCAGCGCCCTGGTCCGCCTGCGCGCCTGCTGA
- a CDS encoding sugar ABC transporter permease codes for MTAVSVPTPLARREARRFHLFVSPWVVGFVLFSAGPILAAIVLSFIQWNLLQAPKWVGFANYVRMVNDPEFWESIGNTVEYGLGSVALGVTFTFLLALLLNQPLRFQGLFRTVMYLPSVVSGLATALLWLNILHPDYGLINKVLASFGIQGPGWLASQEWAIPGLVLMSVWGAGNTIVIYLAGLQGIPRTLYEAAEIDGAGWWRRFWSVTVPMMSPVIFFNVVTGFIAALQSYVLILVMTEGGPGNATMVLGLYIYRHAFVYFDMGYAATLSWAMFVLVIAVTAIQFSLAGRWVHYEFK; via the coding sequence ATGACCGCCGTCAGCGTTCCCACCCCGCTGGCACGCCGCGAGGCGCGCCGCTTCCACCTGTTCGTCTCGCCGTGGGTGGTCGGGTTCGTGCTCTTCAGCGCGGGCCCGATCCTCGCCGCCATCGTGCTGAGCTTCATACAGTGGAACCTCCTGCAGGCGCCGAAGTGGGTGGGTTTCGCCAACTACGTACGCATGGTCAACGACCCCGAGTTCTGGGAGTCGATCGGCAACACCGTGGAGTACGGCCTCGGCTCGGTGGCGCTCGGGGTGACGTTCACGTTCCTGCTGGCGCTGCTGCTCAACCAGCCGCTGCGCTTCCAGGGCCTGTTCCGCACCGTGATGTACCTGCCCTCGGTGGTCTCGGGCCTGGCCACGGCGCTGCTCTGGCTGAACATCCTGCACCCCGACTACGGGCTGATCAACAAGGTGCTGGCGTCGTTCGGCATCCAGGGTCCCGGCTGGCTGGCCTCGCAGGAGTGGGCCATCCCCGGGCTCGTGCTGATGAGCGTGTGGGGGGCGGGCAACACGATCGTCATCTACCTGGCCGGGCTGCAGGGCATCCCGAGGACGCTGTACGAGGCCGCCGAGATCGACGGGGCGGGGTGGTGGCGCCGGTTCTGGAGCGTGACCGTGCCCATGATGTCGCCGGTCATCTTCTTCAACGTGGTGACCGGGTTCATCGCGGCGCTGCAGAGTTACGTGCTCATCCTCGTCATGACCGAGGGCGGTCCCGGAAACGCGACGATGGTGCTGGGGCTCTACATCTACCGGCACGCGTTCGTCTACTTCGACATGGGCTACGCGGCCACGCTGTCGTGGGCGATGTTCGTGCTGGTCATCGCCGTGACCGCGATCCAGTTCAGCCTGGCCGGGCGCTGGGTGCACTACGAGTTCAAGTGA
- a CDS encoding sugar ABC transporter substrate-binding protein, translated as MNRRQMLALAVAAATAPVLSACADTRQQKQAAAPVQSGAQLIDPDRPGSDAWPFEAAEQLNSSLTWPKTNVADPASKVTITVAMTTDAVTEVRNAQFDFFFKKRHPNIEIKRESSPFDQFLTKYMAQAAGGTLPDVLYNHYSWTQNLIANQMLHPVDEYIAKTPEFDMEDIPQRGLGYFKRDGKLYGLPTDMAPKLLFYNKDLFDKAGLDYPDESWTFDKLFETARKMTSGSGAGKIYGFSPMPVPAPDLSAVFLMPFGGRFLDASESKVLINEPKAREAMGRWLDLLLKDKAVPSLAELQLLEKVDPFKTGHAAMLINGAWLMLELSKQKAFKWGATHVPKGPDGRFTPAVGSALVMTAASKNKDAAWLYMHEFLSSSGYKFRQITSPARQSAWDANAKAVGIPAETAKLVKDVLADYASDDGVLRLPANKKVVDTAKPIWERAMLGKISVDDALKEIADKVTPILAENKIA; from the coding sequence ATGAACCGTCGCCAGATGCTGGCCCTGGCGGTGGCGGCCGCGACCGCGCCCGTGCTGTCCGCCTGCGCGGACACCAGGCAGCAGAAGCAGGCCGCGGCGCCGGTCCAGTCCGGCGCCCAGCTGATCGACCCCGACCGGCCAGGCAGCGACGCCTGGCCGTTCGAGGCGGCCGAGCAGCTCAACAGCTCGCTGACCTGGCCGAAGACGAACGTGGCCGACCCGGCGTCCAAGGTGACGATCACGGTGGCGATGACCACGGACGCCGTCACCGAGGTGCGCAACGCCCAGTTCGACTTCTTCTTCAAGAAGCGCCATCCGAACATCGAGATCAAGCGCGAGTCGTCGCCCTTCGACCAGTTCCTGACGAAGTACATGGCCCAGGCGGCCGGCGGCACGCTCCCCGACGTGCTCTACAACCACTACTCCTGGACGCAGAACCTCATCGCCAACCAGATGCTGCACCCCGTGGACGAGTACATCGCCAAGACGCCCGAGTTCGACATGGAGGACATCCCCCAGCGCGGGCTCGGCTACTTCAAGCGCGACGGCAAGCTGTACGGCCTGCCCACCGACATGGCGCCCAAGCTGCTCTTCTACAACAAGGACCTGTTCGACAAGGCCGGACTCGACTATCCGGACGAGAGCTGGACGTTCGACAAGCTCTTCGAGACGGCCAGGAAGATGACCAGCGGGTCGGGGGCGGGGAAGATCTACGGCTTCTCCCCCATGCCGGTGCCGGCCCCCGACCTCAGCGCCGTCTTCCTGATGCCGTTCGGCGGCCGGTTCCTGGACGCCTCCGAGTCCAAGGTGCTGATCAACGAGCCCAAAGCCAGGGAGGCCATGGGGCGCTGGCTGGACCTGCTGCTCAAGGACAAGGCGGTGCCGAGCCTGGCCGAGCTGCAGCTGCTGGAGAAGGTGGACCCGTTCAAGACCGGGCACGCGGCCATGCTGATCAACGGCGCCTGGCTGATGCTGGAGCTGTCCAAGCAGAAGGCGTTCAAGTGGGGCGCCACGCACGTGCCCAAGGGCCCCGACGGCCGCTTCACCCCGGCCGTGGGCAGCGCGCTGGTGATGACGGCCGCGTCGAAGAACAAGGACGCCGCCTGGCTCTACATGCACGAGTTCCTGTCGTCCTCGGGCTACAAGTTCCGCCAGATCACCTCGCCCGCCCGGCAGTCCGCCTGGGACGCCAACGCCAAGGCCGTCGGCATCCCCGCGGAGACGGCGAAGCTGGTCAAGGACGTCCTGGCCGACTACGCCTCCGACGACGGCGTGCTGCGGCTGCCGGCCAACAAGAAGGTCGTCGACACGGCCAAGCCCATCTGGGAACGCGCGATGCTCGGCAAGATCAGCGTGGACGACGCGCTGAAGGAGATCGCCGACAAGGTCACCCCCATACTGGCCGAGAACAAGATCGCATGA
- a CDS encoding carbohydrate ABC transporter permease, with protein MLVETAVKPARPTRPGTSLTSEQAERVRRVRRSGAYILLAISSAVFLLPFLWMVTTSLKSDAANLAFPPQWLPDSFNFDNYLKGWTGSLPFNRFLLNTIVITALSMAGNLISCILPAYAFARLRARAAGVMFAALLATMMIPREITLVPKFVMFSKLGWVDTYLPLIVPEFFGVALYIFLLRQFFTTIPQELIDAARIDGASELRILWSVMLPLAKPAIAAICLFSFVANWNQYLENSIYLRSMEKITLAQGLGMFNGQYVTQYNQMMAVALVSMLPILIIFFLAQKTFIRGVTLTGIAGR; from the coding sequence ATGCTCGTCGAGACCGCGGTCAAGCCCGCGCGCCCCACCAGGCCGGGCACGTCCCTGACCTCGGAGCAGGCCGAGCGCGTCAGGAGGGTCCGGCGCTCCGGCGCGTACATCCTGCTGGCCATCAGCTCGGCGGTGTTCCTGCTGCCGTTCCTGTGGATGGTGACGACCTCGCTCAAGTCGGACGCCGCGAACCTGGCCTTCCCGCCGCAGTGGCTGCCCGACTCCTTCAACTTCGACAACTACCTCAAGGGCTGGACCGGGTCGCTGCCGTTCAACCGCTTCCTGCTGAACACCATCGTGATCACCGCGCTGTCCATGGCGGGCAACCTGATCTCGTGCATCCTGCCCGCGTACGCGTTCGCCAGGCTGCGGGCGCGGGCGGCGGGCGTCATGTTCGCGGCGCTGCTGGCGACCATGATGATCCCGCGCGAGATCACGCTGGTGCCGAAGTTCGTGATGTTCTCCAAGCTCGGCTGGGTCGACACGTACCTGCCGCTGATCGTGCCGGAGTTCTTCGGCGTCGCGCTCTACATCTTCCTGCTGCGCCAGTTCTTCACCACGATCCCGCAGGAGCTCATCGACGCCGCCCGCATCGACGGGGCCTCGGAGCTGCGCATCCTGTGGAGCGTCATGCTCCCGCTGGCCAAGCCCGCGATCGCGGCGATCTGCCTGTTCTCCTTCGTCGCCAACTGGAACCAGTACCTGGAGAACTCGATCTATCTGCGGTCGATGGAGAAGATCACCCTCGCGCAGGGGCTCGGCATGTTCAACGGTCAGTACGTGACCCAGTACAACCAGATGATGGCCGTCGCGCTGGTGTCAATGCTGCCCATCCTTATCATCTTTTTCCTGGCACAGAAGACGTTCATCCGGGGAGTCACGCTCACCGGAATCGCAGGAAGGTAA
- a CDS encoding MFS transporter, protein MRLTVPSLMLCVFGITTGEFVIAGILPDIATDLAVSIPAAGLLVTAYAIGMIVGGPVLTALTARFPRKPLILVLLGITVAGNLASALAPAYGVLFAARIVTALVTSTFFANAIVIAVSTAAPGKQASTVSKLVFGMNLSMILGAPIGTFIGEDHGWRATFLAVAACCAAGLLLVWRLVPDVRDAGAGTGAGTGAGTGAGTGAGTGGGTSAVAELRVFRARDVQLAIAVTAVGNAGLLMVFTFFAPLVTNVTGFPAASVAVLLLVYGVGAAVGNFAGGRLSDRAPMRSQLGLLGVLAAALVLMWAVSGSLVLTAVMVFVLGAVGFSVIPGMQARVLSTASAAPTLAMAVNASAYQLAAAFAAWLGGRVIDGGFGLRSLYVVAAAVTLAGIAVSSYAWRRARVPA, encoded by the coding sequence ATGAGGCTCACTGTGCCGTCACTGATGCTGTGCGTCTTCGGGATCACGACGGGCGAGTTCGTCATCGCCGGGATCCTCCCGGACATCGCCACCGACCTGGCCGTCTCGATCCCGGCCGCCGGGCTGCTGGTGACGGCGTACGCCATCGGGATGATCGTCGGCGGTCCCGTGCTGACGGCGCTCACCGCCCGCTTTCCGCGCAAACCGCTCATCCTGGTCCTGCTCGGGATCACCGTCGCCGGCAACCTCGCCTCCGCGCTCGCGCCCGCGTACGGCGTGCTCTTCGCGGCCAGGATCGTCACGGCGCTGGTGACGTCCACGTTCTTCGCGAACGCGATCGTCATCGCCGTCTCCACCGCCGCGCCGGGCAAGCAGGCGTCCACCGTCTCCAAGCTCGTCTTCGGGATGAACCTGTCGATGATCCTCGGCGCGCCCATCGGCACGTTCATCGGCGAGGACCACGGCTGGCGGGCCACGTTCCTGGCCGTCGCGGCGTGCTGCGCGGCCGGGCTCCTGCTGGTGTGGCGGCTGGTGCCGGACGTGCGCGACGCAGGGGCCGGCACAGGGGCCGGCACAGGGGCCGGCACAGGGGCCGGCACAGGGGCCGGCACAGGGGGCGGCACGTCGGCCGTGGCCGAGCTGCGCGTGTTCCGCGCCCGCGACGTGCAGCTCGCGATCGCCGTCACGGCCGTGGGCAACGCGGGGCTGCTCATGGTGTTCACCTTCTTCGCGCCCCTGGTCACGAACGTCACCGGCTTCCCCGCCGCGTCGGTGGCCGTCCTCCTGCTGGTGTACGGGGTCGGCGCGGCCGTCGGCAACTTCGCCGGCGGCCGGCTGTCGGACCGGGCGCCGATGCGGTCGCAGCTCGGGCTGCTGGGCGTGCTCGCGGCGGCGCTCGTGCTCATGTGGGCGGTCAGCGGCAGCCTGGTGCTGACCGCGGTGATGGTGTTCGTGCTCGGCGCCGTGGGCTTCTCGGTCATTCCCGGCATGCAGGCCCGCGTCCTGTCCACCGCCTCGGCGGCGCCGACCCTGGCCATGGCGGTGAACGCCTCCGCGTACCAGCTCGCCGCGGCCTTCGCCGCCTGGCTCGGCGGGCGCGTCATCGACGGCGGGTTCGGGCTGCGCTCCCTCTACGTCGTGGCGGCCGCCGTCACGCTCGCGGGCATCGCGGTGAGCTCGTACGCCTGGCGCCGCGCCCGCGTCCCGGCCTGA
- a CDS encoding glycoside hydrolase family 97 protein: protein MPNWTLSDEDLEAALALSPAGELTLEVRHAGRVVIEPSRLGIRTAHEDLSRGLVLSGMSEQRIEESYRTVIGKRREHRYEAGEWTLSFTKGTHRLDLQIRVGGHGVAYRYVVPWTGPVTVVEEVSEYVVPGAARAVLLPYENGRCDYEEIHRHGSVADAEPILYGYPSLFEVGGSWLLVTESNLDSGYAGSRLRFDGHAFRLDLPDPYVTAASPLTTPWRTLIVGDLATIVESDLVTSLAAPSEVEDPSWIKPGAAAWSWWSDGPSTRDLDAQKRWVDFAARNGWPYVLADAGWNKEWMPELISYATEKGVGIWLWSHWQHVDTELEHREKLALWKEWGAVGVKIDFTESDGQDRMRWFDAILAATARLKLMVVFHGGTIPRGTERTWPQFMTAEAVKGAEWIKPKPGKQPLYQPAHYLSLAFTRNVQGPMDFTPCTFTGLRTISAGFELALSVIFESGVQHFADGIEAYEARPEALRLLSAVPTAWDETRLLSGDPADHILLARRSGGEWYVGAGVSGEARTLTVPLDFLDQGEWAAEIYRDAPGDRILAETVTVSAGGKLDLAVPPNGGFTLHLRREL from the coding sequence GTGCCGAACTGGACGCTCAGCGACGAGGACCTGGAAGCAGCGCTCGCCCTATCCCCTGCGGGAGAACTCACGCTCGAGGTGCGCCACGCCGGCCGCGTGGTGATCGAGCCGTCCCGGCTCGGGATCAGGACCGCGCACGAGGACCTGAGCCGAGGGCTCGTCCTGTCCGGGATGTCCGAGCAGCGGATCGAGGAGTCCTATCGGACGGTCATCGGCAAGCGGCGCGAGCACCGCTACGAGGCCGGCGAGTGGACGCTGTCGTTCACCAAGGGCACGCACCGGCTCGACCTGCAGATCCGGGTCGGCGGGCACGGCGTGGCGTACCGGTACGTGGTGCCGTGGACGGGGCCGGTCACCGTCGTGGAGGAGGTCTCGGAGTACGTGGTGCCGGGCGCGGCCCGCGCGGTGCTGCTCCCGTACGAGAACGGCCGGTGCGACTACGAGGAGATCCACCGCCACGGCAGTGTCGCCGACGCCGAGCCCATCCTGTACGGCTACCCCTCGCTCTTCGAGGTCGGCGGCTCCTGGCTGCTGGTCACCGAGTCGAACCTGGACAGCGGCTACGCCGGCTCCCGCCTGCGCTTCGACGGCCACGCGTTCCGGCTCGACCTGCCCGACCCGTACGTGACCGCGGCCAGCCCGCTGACCACCCCCTGGCGCACGCTGATCGTCGGCGACCTGGCCACGATCGTGGAGAGCGACCTGGTCACCAGCCTCGCGGCGCCGTCCGAGGTCGAGGACCCCTCCTGGATCAAGCCCGGCGCCGCCGCCTGGTCGTGGTGGTCCGACGGCCCTTCCACCCGTGACCTGGACGCCCAGAAGCGCTGGGTCGACTTCGCCGCCCGCAACGGCTGGCCGTACGTGCTGGCCGACGCGGGCTGGAACAAGGAGTGGATGCCCGAGCTGATCTCCTACGCCACCGAGAAGGGCGTCGGCATCTGGCTCTGGTCGCACTGGCAGCACGTGGACACCGAGCTGGAGCACCGCGAGAAGCTCGCGCTCTGGAAGGAGTGGGGCGCGGTCGGCGTGAAGATCGACTTCACCGAGTCCGACGGCCAGGACCGGATGCGCTGGTTCGACGCCATCCTGGCCGCCACCGCCCGGCTGAAGCTCATGGTGGTCTTCCACGGCGGCACCATCCCGCGCGGCACCGAGCGCACCTGGCCGCAGTTCATGACCGCCGAAGCGGTCAAGGGCGCCGAGTGGATCAAGCCCAAGCCCGGCAAGCAGCCGCTCTACCAGCCCGCTCACTACCTGTCGCTGGCCTTCACCCGCAACGTGCAGGGCCCGATGGACTTCACGCCGTGCACGTTCACCGGCCTGCGCACGATCTCGGCCGGGTTCGAGCTCGCGCTGTCGGTGATCTTCGAGTCCGGCGTCCAGCACTTCGCCGACGGCATCGAGGCCTACGAGGCCCGGCCGGAGGCACTGCGGCTGCTGTCGGCAGTCCCCACCGCCTGGGACGAGACGCGGCTGCTGTCCGGCGACCCCGCCGACCACATCCTGCTGGCCAGGAGGAGCGGCGGCGAGTGGTACGTCGGCGCGGGCGTGTCGGGCGAGGCCCGCACGCTCACCGTGCCGCTCGACTTCCTCGACCAAGGGGAGTGGGCGGCCGAGATCTACCGGGACGCCCCGGGCGACCGGATCCTCGCCGAGACGGTCACCGTCTCCGCCGGGGGCAAGCTCGACCTCGCCGTCCCCCCCAACGGCGGGTTCACCCTCCACCTGAGGAGAGAGCTCTGA
- a CDS encoding TetR/AcrR family transcriptional regulator codes for MGRPREFSDEAVVDAAMEVFWEKGYEATSTQDLCARTGLGRGSLYNAFGSKHRLYEEAIRRYAATRADAQLAMLAEPGSVRERLRDLMLGVIDADMADPGRRGCLALNAATEAGGRTEAVAGLVRRQFADLEQALCRLVEIGQSTGELSRGRPPLQVARAFQSAYYGLRVLAKVTDDRNALLDVVEGAVAAL; via the coding sequence ATGGGCAGGCCGCGTGAGTTCAGCGATGAGGCAGTCGTCGACGCTGCGATGGAGGTGTTCTGGGAGAAAGGGTATGAAGCGACCAGCACCCAGGACCTGTGCGCCCGCACCGGCCTCGGCCGTGGCAGCCTCTACAACGCCTTCGGCAGCAAGCACCGCCTGTACGAGGAGGCGATCCGCCGCTACGCCGCGACCAGGGCCGACGCGCAGCTGGCGATGCTGGCCGAGCCGGGGTCGGTGCGCGAGCGGCTCAGGGACCTCATGCTCGGCGTGATCGACGCCGACATGGCCGACCCCGGCCGGCGCGGCTGCCTGGCGCTCAACGCCGCCACCGAGGCCGGCGGGCGCACCGAGGCCGTCGCGGGGCTGGTGCGGCGCCAGTTCGCCGACCTGGAGCAGGCGCTGTGCCGGCTGGTGGAGATCGGCCAGAGCACGGGCGAGCTGTCGCGGGGCCGGCCGCCGCTCCAGGTGGCGCGCGCGTTCCAGAGCGCGTACTACGGGCTGCGCGTGCTCGCCAAGGTCACCGACGACAGGAACGCCCTCCTTGACGTCGTCGAGGGGGCCGTCGCCGCCCTGTAG
- a CDS encoding ROK family protein — MHPRLTTTPAAATVFTMVLTQGPVSRVEIARRSGLSSAAVTKAARPFIEAGYLEELEATERTAPGAGRPASPLSIRPDREFFCGVKITHEELIGVVTDLRAQPLFSAHRPLDTTSAEGVVAALAGLVSELLAADPAYGERCHALGLAVSGDVDKAHGVVRYSPFLHWRQVPLARLAAEATGLAVTIENDVKSLTVAEQWFGDGVGAASFALVTVGVGIGCGLMVNDRVVAGSHGVAGEIGHIPVGGDKPECHCGGRGCVEAIAGTAPLLAAARAASGDGSLTVEAAIGAAHAGDAAVREVFARAGHAIGLAMAAMANLFGPERIVVTGDVPGLLSYELFEEQLNRSFTAQAFGAAAGCRLLLRPRSFEQWARGAAAVAIQQHFTLE; from the coding sequence ATGCACCCTCGGCTCACCACGACCCCGGCGGCGGCCACCGTGTTCACCATGGTGCTGACGCAGGGGCCGGTCTCCCGGGTGGAGATCGCCAGGCGGAGCGGGCTGTCGTCCGCCGCCGTCACCAAGGCCGCCCGACCGTTCATCGAGGCCGGCTACCTGGAGGAGCTGGAGGCCACCGAGCGTACGGCACCGGGGGCGGGCCGACCGGCCAGTCCGCTGTCCATCCGGCCGGACCGGGAGTTCTTCTGCGGCGTGAAGATCACCCATGAGGAGCTCATCGGCGTGGTCACCGACCTGCGCGCCCAGCCGCTCTTCTCGGCGCACCGCCCGCTGGACACCACCTCGGCCGAGGGCGTGGTGGCGGCGCTGGCCGGGCTGGTGTCCGAGCTGCTGGCCGCCGACCCCGCGTACGGCGAGCGCTGCCACGCGCTGGGCCTGGCGGTGTCGGGCGACGTCGACAAGGCCCACGGGGTGGTGCGTTACTCGCCTTTCCTGCACTGGCGTCAGGTGCCGCTGGCGCGGCTGGCCGCCGAGGCGACGGGCCTGGCCGTCACGATCGAGAACGACGTCAAGTCGCTCACCGTGGCCGAGCAGTGGTTCGGCGACGGGGTGGGCGCGGCGTCGTTCGCGCTGGTCACCGTGGGGGTGGGGATCGGCTGCGGGCTGATGGTGAACGACCGGGTGGTGGCCGGCTCGCACGGCGTGGCCGGGGAGATCGGCCACATTCCCGTCGGGGGTGACAAGCCCGAATGCCACTGCGGCGGGCGCGGCTGCGTCGAGGCCATCGCCGGGACCGCGCCCCTGCTGGCGGCCGCCCGCGCGGCGTCCGGCGACGGGTCGCTGACCGTCGAGGCCGCCATCGGCGCGGCTCACGCGGGGGACGCGGCGGTGCGGGAGGTGTTCGCCCGCGCGGGGCACGCGATCGGGCTGGCCATGGCGGCGATGGCGAACCTGTTCGGGCCCGAGCGGATCGTCGTGACCGGGGACGTGCCGGGGCTGCTGTCGTACGAGCTGTTCGAGGAGCAGCTCAACCGGTCGTTCACGGCCCAGGCGTTCGGCGCGGCGGCCGGCTGCCGCCTGCTGCTGCGCCCGAGGTCGTTCGAGCAGTGGGCCCGCGGCGCCGCCGCGGTAGCGATCCAGCAGCATTTCACCCTCGAGTGA
- a CDS encoding glycoside hydrolase family 36 protein yields the protein MTAAPGIWQPHDRTFEQPEEVRVEAAGLEFACTAAAALTWTATEPSPGVLELRVTPDRTADVRVAWQVPCVDATAFWAADGGEHRGLPPFWRRPRTAALEKNAPVGCLVGAGDVAICTFAAGEVVRPVRTRTGVVEETGEFGFWVEHEATPDAGLLLRLDLTRRHFAATLSGVADWWRALHGPVADVPDVARMPAYSTWYAMQQHVSAESVERQAGPAAELGCEAIIVDDGWHSDDRGRGYGYVGEWEPSPTSFPDISGHVAKVRGDGLAYLLWYALPFVGRHTALWDRVEPYTLAYKDHMNAAIVDPRYPYVRDLVAGHLTRAVTEWGMDGLKIDFIDQFAVENPPPPGPEADCETVNEGVRRLLAQLPRDCLVELRQPYVSPGLWPFATMVRASDCPLSPAHNRQRTVDLRLIAGPLAVHADMLMWHPGERPARVATQLISVLFAVPQISVDLTSQTPEQAEVLRFWLGFFREHAEVLQRGSFRPARPDLGYPQVTARSEDTVVTARYAPVPVAVPATGTLWLANGDASSDVLLEVSGSGTARATIHDCQGRIVSENTFALRPGIAQVTVPEGGLLRLER from the coding sequence GTGACCGCGGCACCTGGCATCTGGCAGCCTCACGATCGAACGTTCGAGCAGCCGGAGGAGGTGCGGGTCGAGGCGGCCGGGCTGGAGTTCGCGTGCACGGCGGCGGCCGCGCTCACCTGGACCGCCACCGAGCCGTCCCCCGGCGTTCTCGAGCTCCGCGTCACCCCTGACAGGACGGCCGACGTACGCGTCGCCTGGCAGGTGCCGTGCGTGGACGCGACCGCGTTCTGGGCCGCCGACGGCGGCGAGCACCGGGGGCTGCCGCCGTTCTGGCGCCGTCCCCGTACGGCGGCGCTGGAGAAGAACGCGCCCGTCGGCTGCCTGGTGGGAGCCGGTGACGTGGCCATCTGCACATTCGCCGCGGGCGAGGTCGTGAGGCCCGTGCGGACGCGCACCGGCGTGGTGGAGGAGACCGGCGAGTTCGGGTTCTGGGTGGAGCATGAGGCCACCCCGGACGCGGGGCTGCTGCTGCGCCTCGACCTCACCCGGCGGCACTTCGCGGCCACGCTGTCCGGCGTGGCGGACTGGTGGCGCGCGCTGCACGGCCCCGTCGCCGACGTGCCGGATGTGGCTCGGATGCCCGCCTACTCGACCTGGTACGCCATGCAGCAGCACGTCAGCGCCGAGAGCGTGGAGCGGCAGGCGGGACCGGCGGCCGAGCTGGGCTGCGAGGCGATCATCGTGGACGACGGCTGGCACAGCGACGACCGGGGCCGCGGCTACGGCTACGTCGGCGAGTGGGAGCCGTCCCCCACCTCTTTTCCCGATATTTCGGGACACGTGGCCAAGGTCCGGGGTGACGGGCTGGCCTACCTGCTCTGGTACGCCCTGCCGTTCGTGGGCCGCCACACGGCGCTCTGGGACCGCGTGGAGCCGTACACGCTGGCCTACAAGGACCACATGAACGCGGCCATCGTCGACCCCCGCTACCCGTACGTCCGCGACCTCGTCGCGGGCCACCTCACCCGCGCGGTCACGGAGTGGGGCATGGACGGGCTCAAGATCGACTTCATCGACCAGTTCGCCGTGGAGAACCCGCCGCCGCCCGGTCCCGAGGCGGACTGCGAGACGGTGAACGAGGGCGTGCGCAGACTCCTGGCCCAGCTTCCCCGCGACTGCCTGGTCGAGCTGCGCCAGCCGTACGTGAGCCCCGGCCTGTGGCCGTTCGCCACGATGGTCCGGGCCTCGGACTGCCCGCTCAGCCCGGCGCACAACCGGCAGCGCACGGTGGACCTGCGGCTGATCGCGGGACCGCTGGCCGTGCACGCGGACATGCTGATGTGGCATCCCGGCGAGCGGCCCGCGCGCGTGGCCACCCAGCTCATCAGCGTCCTCTTCGCGGTGCCGCAGATCTCGGTGGACCTGACCTCTCAGACGCCCGAGCAGGCCGAGGTGCTCCGGTTCTGGCTGGGGTTCTTCCGCGAGCACGCGGAGGTGCTGCAGCGCGGCTCCTTCCGGCCGGCCCGGCCCGACCTGGGCTACCCGCAGGTGACGGCCCGCTCGGAGGACACCGTCGTCACCGCCCGCTACGCGCCGGTGCCCGTGGCGGTCCCGGCCACCGGCACGCTGTGGCTGGCCAACGGCGACGCCTCCTCCGACGTGCTCCTGGAGGTCTCGGGGTCGGGTACGGCCCGCGCCACCATCCATGACTGCCAGGGCCGGATCGTCAGCGAGAACACCTTCGCCCTGCGCCCCGGCATCGCCCAGGTCACCGTGCCGGAGGGCGGCCTGCTGCGCCTGGAGCGCTGA